Proteins encoded in a region of the Quercus lobata isolate SW786 chromosome 8, ValleyOak3.0 Primary Assembly, whole genome shotgun sequence genome:
- the LOC115956450 gene encoding uncharacterized protein LOC115956450 yields the protein MTEGMCMLFCFRCTLNFVLQKLPDVLLMDILCRLGRQRAFQCKCVSKHWNSLISHPYFVHHRHCHRNRHSDSEGLLIVLTIACYVQAFVTDKSLEFFNVLKFLPFPEHHLSIYASFNDLLLVRNFIPLRLDLSLQFIICNPLTRQWLAIPPIFSQDYRLGGERDILVGLIIRQRENYPYSNRYKVVRIHCPFETTTTQIKMETFSSETGEWCNLFVESPRVLSPCNSISRQAGVFPCNGMLHWVDADQEFVKGFLLYDPFNDIGHLRYIDPPVEINFSPTDLVFFGVFRGRLRIIQNSHTPFYYWIRPRLYCFSVWELEDYANAGTWCLKCKIKFFDIVSQCPRVGRPVINFLAFHTNAAELVLFQIGKDILWYNVNTKVFKEIGKLRRVEEEFSNVRPPIFLLGYQSWPTPIPRRPLELE from the coding sequence ATGACTGAAGGTATGTGTATGTTATTTTGTTTCCGCTGCACTTTGAATTTTGTCTTACAGAAACTCCCTGATGTCCTGCTGATGGACATCCTTTGTCGACTCGGTCGCCAAAGGGCTTTCCAATGCAAGTGTGTCTCCAAGCACTGGAATTCTCTTATTTCCCATCCTTACTTTGTTCACCACCGCCACTGCCACCGCAACCGCCACAGCGATTCCGAGGGCCTTCTTATCGTGTTAACTATCGCTTGTTACGTACAAGCCTTCGTGACTGATAAATCACTAGAATTCTTCAATGTTCTCAAATTTCTTCCCTTCCCAGAACATCATCTTTCCATCTACGCCTCCTTCAACGACTTATTACTGGTACGCAACTTTATTCCATTGCGCTTGGACTTGTCGTTGCAGTTCATCATCTGTAATCCCCTTACAAGACAATGGCTCGCAATTCCTCCAATCTTCTCTCAGGACTATCGGttggggggagagagagatattttggTCGGCCTAATTATACGACAGCGGGAGAATTATCCATATAGCAACAGATATAAAGTGGTACGCATTCATTGTCCTTTCGAAACTACTACTACTCAGATAAAGATGGAGACCTTTTCTTCGGAAACTGGTGAATGGTGCAACTTGTTTGTCGAGTCACCACGGGTATTGAGTCCCTGCAATTCAATTTCTAGGCAGGCTGGTGTTTTTCCATGCAATGGGATGCTGCATTGGGTGGATGCAGATCAGGAATTCGTCAAAGGCTTTCTTCTCTACGATCCATTCAACGACATTGGCCACCTTCGTTATATCGATCCACCCGTAGAGATAAACTTTTCACCTACAGACCTCGTCTTCTTCGGAGTGTTCCGTGGGCGTCTTCGGATAATCCAGAATAGTCACACGCCTTTTTACTATTGGATTCGTCCTCGTCTTTACTGTTTTTCTGTTTGGGAACTTGAGGATTACGCCAATGCGGGTACATGGTGCttgaaatgcaaaattaaatTCTTCGACATAGTTTCACAATGTCCTCGCGTCGGCCGCCCCGTTATTAATTTCCTGGCCTTCCACACAAATGCTGCTGAACTTGTCCTCTTTCAAATCGGGAAGGACATTTTATGGTACAACGTGAACACTAAGGTGTTCAAAGAGATCGGCAAACTACGGCGAGTTGAGGAGGAGTTCTCAAATGTTCGTCCTCCTATATTCCTACTTGGGTACCAATCGTGGCCAACACCAATTCCTCGACGCCCATTGGAGTTGGAATGA